The genomic DNA CTGCACAATCTTTCCAAATAGGTGCTTTGGGATATGTAGGATATTATGTGTATATTGGGTCTGATGCTGAAAATAAATTCTCCTCCTACAgtatatgcaaaaaaaaaaaaaaaaaaccccacacatTTCATGCAGAAGTCTACTAATCTGATCAAGGTGTTTATGACAGTATGACAACTGGTAAATCAACACTTTGCAGTTAATTCAAAAACTTTAGGTTCGGGTACTGATTCCCTATTTCTAAGTCTGCAGCAGGCCTGGGACTGTAACCAAACACAGGCCAAATAGTCTTGATTAGCACTTTAAGTTACCTGCTGCACCTGATGTTCGCCACAAATATAGAGACGTTTCATCTGTTTAAGTTAACACTTGACTTGCTTTGACCTTGCTGCACACAGATGAACAGGCCTTTTTCCTCCATCACCTCGGTATAAAACAGGACTTTACCTCGTTGGACGCGCTGTCGTCCTCCTGTGTttgattcaaaacaaaacaaaacaaaacaaaaacagaaaatccttTTGCTTCGATAGAAACCAGAAGGAGCGAATCTCAGGCCAAGCGGGACGATCCGAGGTGCGACCACTTTGTGAACCGACTCGACTGGCTGCTGGTCGCAGTTTCCATAAAAGTACCGTTACTTTCTACCGGATACTGCATTCCGCACGCGCCTGCCGCAGGTTCAGCTGTCGCCtcgtgcgcgcgcgcacacacatgcgcgcacacacacacatcagctgcATAAATACTGTCAATGTCTGTCTTCTTCAAAAGTCCCTAACAGAGACTAATAGGGCCAATTGTACTGTTTTTAATGGTTAGTTTTGATTTATTGCACagattcactttgtttatttcaaAATCGACTAATGAGACTATAATTAACTCACTGATGTCACTTTAATATCTTTATAATAGACGTGATGCTGAGTCTGGTGTCTGCAATTGTTACTCAATGGGAGAAGTCcctccaaaaatgaaaattaggTCATAATCTTCTCACCCTCCTtctgatggagagtcaggtgaagtctcaTAACTCAACAGacaacaaatatttaaactttttaaactaGATTTGTGTTCTTATTTGTTGTTGTATATATTAATATTCAAATTATGTCTCTATTGTAAGAGAACACCGCTCGTTAAGcctgttttgttgtctttgttgtatgctgtttttgtcttcttttcgTGGTGCAAGGTGGCTCTGTGGGAGCACCCTAAATTTCGTTGTACCTCCACAATACAATGACGATAAAGGCTATTCTGTTTTATTCTactctattctattctattctattctattctattctattctattctattctaggCAAAACACCGTCACCAAATTTTCCTCAACacctgaagtagatggggacttgttttaaaatgtaaaagaaaaaacagccactaaataaaaaaaacaaataaacaataaagggCGCCATAAAATTTGTCCAGCTTTATCAAAATCTCCAAAATCCCCATGATCCcgaattaatttgaaaatgtgttattttacaCCCTCAgcacccacttcagatgagGTGTGTATGCTAACACTCTGAGCTGAGAagctacagtgaagactttTGCTTGAAaggggtgtaaataatgtcttttcaaatcaatttgggatgtCGGAACTTCCAGTTTCCGATTCTGCTGGATGAGCTGTACAAAgccattttatgtgtttttcatttactCCAGTTGTCAAGgggaatgctgcaatgctgttttgatTTGAAGCTCCAAAAAAATGTTGTGCGGACTACAAAACttgactgtattttcatttttgggtgaacttgtcctctAAGTTATTACGGTCACTGTTAAATTCTTATAACATAATGTGTTTGTTAACCTCCAGTTTAAAGCAGTTTATGCAGAATCATATGCCATTAAAGCTGGCTGCCTAATCCTCCCATGTTTATTTGCTGTTGATAACCTCTTTTTTAGTGCTCACTTTATTGCGCATTTgccatttcctgtttttgtcattgTATCAGCTATAATTGGGCTTTACTAATCATGTTGATGGCATAATAATCCGTCATCTATTGTCTCATCATTTTCACCAGGAAAAGACCACCACAATAAGAATAGCTGAATTGTCTGGTACAAAAGAAACTGGACACTCCTCTGGTCAGGTCTGTGTTCGAGGCCTGAACCCTAAATGCAGAAAGACTTTATCATCGTCTGCTCGTAGAGCCCGGATTCCCGACTTATCAGTTAAGAGGGACACAAGCTTGCCCTTTATTTTTCCCGCCTAACCTAGATATTGCTGTCACACTGTGTAGTGACGGTTGGAACGCACATCATCATGCCAagaaccacaaaaaaaacatgttgttgaaaTGGCCACAAAGTTCTATTTGTCACACATGTTAGGGAATACGGTTATAATATGAACCGTAACGCGAGTCTTCCTTTAATCTAAGATGAGAAAGTGGttctgtcactgtgggctgatGTAAATAGAAACCATGCAGCAGACACATTTCATCTGCCCTAATGGCTCCAGGCACAGCTGCTGACTCATTGACCAAACAGGCTTCAGGCACAAAATACACCAAGTAAAATCCCCATTAGAGTATTCAAGGAATGTTAGAGAGACTTTCGAGTGGTGGAACACAAAGGCCTTTATTGATCTCGCTGCCAGATATTTTTTAAGCACTGCCTAAATAATCATAGCTTCTGTGATATACTGAAAACTGTGTTTGCCACGCTGTATTACAAGAAATGGCAGGATGAGACCATTACTTTACAGGTTAAAGGTAAATGTCAGGATAAGGAGGGAGTGTTACATAATTTCAGTTGGAGGTGCTGAAGCTGTGGAAACCCCCCAACAAGAGGGCCAAAGCTCCAGCAGCTAATACTCTACTCTACTCTACATCGTTGGGTGGGAAAGTAATGGATTATTTTCATCAAAGTGCATGAAGACTACTAGAAAGTCCTTGCTTGTCAAACAAAATACAAGATAAACTGTGATTTTCTTGGAACTTAAataaagttacatttgaaaaatgcacaaaattGAGATGCATGGAAGAGGAGTGCTTATCTGCACCTTGACTAAAGATGTCTTATATCCCGTCATTTATTCACTTCCTACTCAGATTAGGGCAGAAATTGGGTGGGGGTCTGTTCTGTGAACTCTCGGGGCAAAGGGGCTCCGTCCGCCTCTGTTCTAAGTCCCACAGGGCATCAGGGACAACAAGGAGGCTGCTTTAAATAGCACCACAGTTGTGGCAACTTATCAGCACTGTAAGGACAGCTACCCTGAGTCTGACTGGGCCTTCGCTTCAGCTGCTGCAACTCAGCCCTGACACCCCTGTGAATATTTTAGTGGTGGTACAGCCCACTCACACCCCCGATGAAGCCCAGGAGACTGGCTCAGCAGGTCAAGactgtgtgtttgcgtgcgtgcgtgcatatgtgtgtgtgtgtgtgctggtggaTGGACTCAGCAGTGCCAGCTGTCCACACCTCTACTCAAATGGTTCCAGTTCATAATAAATTTTCACCGTCCGCTGCTTTGAACAGAATACACTGATCCAACTACGCAATTTGTCAACAAATCATCCGAGATTCAAGGCTTCCTCCCTCGCATCAATTGTATTACAAACATAATCTAACAGGTGAAATCATCTCTGACTCATCTCAGGCTGCTCACCAATAGCTGATGGGATGCTTCAGCTTCTTGCCCTTCAAAACATCCCGATGCCCCTAATAAAAACAACTCTTTCTAATTCATGTCTAACAAACAGTATATTAATTTTGCACGCATATCAATCATGACTTAACGTCAGTTTACAGTGACAGTACTGCTCACTGATCAAATAAGTATTCAAGTATTCATTTTGTACAGAAAATGGAGATATTCTGTTAGAAACCTTCAGGACTCTGTTGTGTTCATGCTGAGGGTTTGCATGTGCTGACCAGACCAGACTGTGACCAGACCCTAGGTGATGAACTCTAACACCATATGATCTTTTGCCCTGCAGCTGCCCAGTTACACAGGGTTAACTAAGGTTAAAACAGTGCTGTCTCTTGAATATATCATGGACCGGCAACATGTAACATTGGTGTTTCATCTCAGAGGAGTAAAGCTATTCAACCATTCCTTTTTGACACAATTGAAATACTGAAGTATTTGTTTCTGTGAGGttcattttcagctgtttctctcCTGACCCACACAAGCAGTGGATACATGTCACAATTTCCCAGCTGTGACTGCTGAGTGCTTAGCTGTTACATGGAAAAAAAGCAACTCCATTACAAAACAGGTGCTGCCTGTAAACAGACGCAGGCCAAACTCTTACAAAGCTCCTTTAAAGGCACATAGAGAGCACTTTAGgcaggaaaacaaaatgcttttttaaaggattttttgaaagtgaaagtgatatAAATTAATATTACATGGAAGTCTACAGCATGtatcaaaatgattttataCATTTGGCTACAATACACTACAAGATTGTGACTGTAAATAATCATTTAGTGGATGGGAAAAATGCCCTATATGTGTCTGCCCCTGTGCAGTGTTCGAAGACCTAATGTCAGCCCTGTCAGCTAGTAACATTAGCAAGATATAGGTCTGCTTGTTCGCAGCACTGGTCCATCGAAAGGTGTTATTATCCACAGCTGTACACAATAGCTTAAATTCATTGtgttcattttattgtttttgctgcAGGAATTACGAAGAAGGACAAAGTTGTGCCTCCTCAACTGATCAAACCAATTAAATCCTAATGTGCATTTTCCCTTAGAGACACCCATCTGTGTTTCTTCCTGTTATTGTCACTGAAGTGTGCCTGTGCAGAATTCATGGATCTCTCATTGCCCCCTAGTGAAAACATGGACACATGCTTCTGACATAAATTCTGTCTTTGCTGTTACAGTCTTTACACATCTTCTTTGAGTGCTGGCTTTCAACCAAAAATGCGTGAGACAGTAAATCTCTAAATCAATAAACTTGATATTTTATACATACTTAATTCAAAGGCTGTTCATAGATTAAAgtagactgaaaactgaaaactgaacttaAGAAGAAGATAAATAGAGGTAGAGCAACATGACTACTTTTTCCATCATACAAAGTCTGTTTTTCCTTACAAATATTTTTGTTGGGATTGTCAGCTCATGTCAGCATCCCTTAATATTGTCaaataagtatatatatatatatattctcttCTCAAAACATACTTTTATCAGAGAGTGTATCCCGATTTCCCGATTATAGTCGAGTCTTTtgatattatatttattttgctttcattgtatgttgttttattattgaaTAAGATAAGCAATTGTTATAACTTGTGTGTAGCACGTTGTAACTTGGGTCTTCAGAGAGCCCTATAAATCCCTGTTTCCTTATGTGTCCATATCTTATTAACTGGTGTGGAGCTGGTGTGAGCTGAATAGATGTAAGAGCTGCAGTCTGTTAAATCCATTTGTATTTGTAGCCACTAGGCTAGTTTTTGAGGTAAAACTTGTAGCTTTTGAGTATAAAAGAGTAAAAAATGAATGGAGTTCTACCACATGATCAGCGCAGGGGCACGGCATACAGACATGCGCAGTACTGACAGCATCAACCAGCCGATTTGAACAACTTCCTGGTCCGGGAAAATCTGACATTATCGCGATAGACAGCCTGTTCGTATGCAATTCAGCGGCAGCGGCCTTACGCTGGAATGTGAAACTACAAGTTATTTAGCCAGAACAACAATTTGACAAACCACGGCGTACTGTTTCAGAAATATCACAGCTCTCCTCGGGACTCAGCTATGGTCCGACACATGAGGGAGACTCATAACATATGGTAAGTTTTATAAAGCCGTGTTTGGCTAACGCTCGCCGACTTTAGcatggctagctagctaatccATCAACACCCAGGCTTGTGACAGCTGACCAGCCAACAGGACCTAGCTAAGGCTAGCATTAGCAAAGTTAGCTGGCAGGCAGTTGACGATTGGGCTAATCTTATTTGAACTGTTGACTTGTTTGCGGGATTGTGTTGCTGAATTAGCTACGGGTAACATCGGGCAATCTTCCGTGAATGGTAATGATGTTTTCTGCCTTAGCCACACAGCACACCGGTGAGGTTGTATGTTTGAGTGATGCACGGAGGCTAACTGATTCTGATAGCTAGCCTGCTAGCTAGCGATGGTATGTCGTCGTTGCTTGGCGCAACAGTATGgctaaacaaacaacaacagactgaCAGGCACCTGGCTAGCACTCGTGTGTCACTGAGAGTGAATACCAGTGACGCTGGCGTGTTGTcgctgcatttgtgtgtgttatattCCGTTTGTTTCACCTCTGTTGATAGATCATTATTGCTCTATAAAAAGCTCAGATTGACATGCCTCACAAAGACTGTTTAATTGATCTGGAATTACTGCTGACACATTGGGTGTGTGACAGACTTTCGGGAGGCCAACAGCGCTTACAGGATTATTGAGAGCGCTTCCATGACATGTtttgtctgtcatgtctgcatGTGCAGGGGATGAGACGAGGTCGGTTATCGAAGCGTTTGCAGCGTTGGGCTCGTTGACTTTCTATGTTGGCTGAGGATGGCGCAGGGAGGCTCTCAGCTCGACTACCACATCCTGCAGGACCTCAAGCAGCGTTTCCCAGAGATCCCAGAGGGGGTAGTGTCACAGTGCCTTCTGCAGGTATTCACACATACACTTATGCTCCATATGCTCAGATAGACTGTTTGCACAGCATGGGATATAGTTACAGGGTGATGTTCACTTTGAAAGAgggttgttttatttctgtacCTATTACCTTGTTTGTATGACCTGTTATGGTGTGATGTAAAATGGCAGTAAAAGCAAGATGAGCATTTAAACACTCCACATTTCCTGGCTGAGACTGTTCTCTGTTGCTGTCTCAGAACAACAATAACCTGGATCtttgctgccacctgctggctcAGGAGAGTAATCGATACCTGTATGGCGAGTTCCATCACAGTCCAGAGGAGGGGCGACTGAGCCGAAACCACATGCTACACATTAGCCTGGGATACCCGGGCTCAGATGCAAACAAGGCAAATGGAGGCGCAGCAGGAGCCGGGCGCTCCCTTGTGCACAGCACCAGTGACAGTCATATCGAACCCCAGCGGCCCAGCTATCCTGAGCCACTGTCGGCCCCTGCCACCATGGCCCCCTCCCCTGGTTACAATCCTTTCTTTATGAACGATCAAAGCCGGTCAGCTAGTACTCCCACCCCTCCACCCACAATGCAGGGCATGTCTCCCACATATGCCCCCGTCCCACGTTATACTATGAACCCTATAACCGTCACACTTTCGCAAAGTATACCCAGTGTCCCACAGGCTCTGCAGATCCCTCCTGGGCACTATCCTAACAGCACTAACACCACCTTGTACATTCGACCCTCACCTTCCCAGAGCCCCCAGCCAGCACCCTGGTCCTCCTCAGGGCCGCCTGTGTATCAGCATCAGCAGTCCCCCTACAGCACGCCCACATATGGTTCCCCTTACAGCTCCCCGCAGCATCAGGTACAGCCACCACAACCACAGCCCCAGCCGCAACCCCAGCACCAGCAGTATGTTTTCCTTCCCATTAGCTCCCCAACTCTTCCCAGCATGCCCTACCATCACCAGCAGCAACCCCAGCAACAGCCAGCAGTGTATAGGCCCTACCACACAAAAAGCCCCCTCAAGAACCAGATAGAGATTACCCTGGAGGGTCCACGACCTC from Sparus aurata chromosome 11, fSpaAur1.1, whole genome shotgun sequence includes the following:
- the tab3 gene encoding TGF-beta-activated kinase 1 and MAP3K7-binding protein 3, whose protein sequence is MAQGGSQLDYHILQDLKQRFPEIPEGVVSQCLLQNNNNLDLCCHLLAQESNRYLYGEFHHSPEEGRLSRNHMLHISLGYPGSDANKANGGAAGAGRSLVHSTSDSHIEPQRPSYPEPLSAPATMAPSPGYNPFFMNDQSRSASTPTPPPTMQGMSPTYAPVPRYTMNPITVTLSQSIPSVPQALQIPPGHYPNSTNTTLYIRPSPSQSPQPAPWSSSGPPVYQHQQSPYSTPTYGSPYSSPQHQVQPPQPQPQPQPQHQQYVFLPISSPTLPSMPYHHQQQPQQQPAVYRPYHTKSPLKNQIEITLEGPRPRSNSPVHTAHPQGALYMANSPSPSSPSRGITMSGPSGPASFHPGMFLQHQGPARPRPASSPQPGQSAYTFKIKVSQGGQAQRSLSSPPVAEAESLLNIVDQGAHNAAPAPILPISALPGNIANQLQQMPRRSSSGSDDYAYTQALLLHQRARMERLLKELLLEKQKLEHLKADVNNMEYDALQRRFRRVNSTSLIPRPEEMTRLRSLNRQLQIDIDCTLKETDLLQSRGKFDPKAMSNFYDNIQPGPVVPPKPGRKEVEQGSKPVPGPQRDEDFEGAQWNCESCTFLNHPALNRCEQCEMPRYT